Proteins encoded in a region of the Nitrospira sp. genome:
- a CDS encoding multidrug efflux RND transporter permease subunit: protein MNISSPFIRRPVATTLLTVGVTLIGVVAFRFLPVAALPQVEFPTINVSAGLPGASPETMATSVAAPLEHQFTRIAGVTEMTSTSMLGSSNITLQFELSRDIDGAARDVQAAIMAARSDLPANLPSQPMYRKINPADAPILILSLTSEIVSRGRMYDVASSVLQQNLSQIDGVGQVYVGGGSLPAVRVDLNPTSLHKYGIGLGDVRRMLSETNVNRPKGQLSNGKRTWEIRTNDQLYEAEDYLPLIVSYREGRAVRLSDIATVEQSVEDLRTMGVANGTPAVLIIISRQPGANIIETVDRVMAMLPQLEASIPGTMTLSVMGDRTPAIRASLHDVERTLAISVFLVILVVFLFLRDVRATLIPCVAVPVSLISTFGVMYLLGYSLDNLSLMALTIATGFVVDDAIVVLENISRYREQGMAPMEAALRGAREITFTVLSMTLSLVAVFVPILFMGGMMGRLFREFAVTLSVAILVSLVLSLTTTPMMCARVLRPDQGQSHGWCYRLSAGFFEGMRAGYARSLSWVLRHPRGMLAFTLATMALSVYLYTVIPKGFFPQQDTGRMFGFIQAAQDISFQAMREKLTEVVDLIKSDPAVETVTGFSGGSGSTNSGRMYITLKPLQERQISVDHVIARLRPKLAQVPGAPTVLQAIQDLRIGGRVSSAQYQYTLQSVDLAELNTWAPRVERRLRTLSEIVDVNSDQQDKGLQSLVVFDRSTASRLGLSPQLIDDTLYDAFGQRQVSILYTTLNQYHVVMEVAPPYWQNPSTLQEIYVRSQTGEQVPLSAVTRFEPTNTLLLVNHQGQFPGVTLSFNMAPGISLGEAVEAIEKSMREIGLPAGIQGSFQGAARAFQSSVENQPVLVLAALLTVYIVLGILYESYIHPLTILSTLPSAGVGALLALLLFKTELSMIALIGIILLIGIVKKNAIMMIDFALDVERKDGEQPEEAIYRACLLRFRPIMMTTMAALFGALPLAIGMGVGSELRRPLGIAIVGGLLVSQLLTLYTTPVVYLYLDRMRLSFLRIFSRTVESRPLLK, encoded by the coding sequence TGAACACCAGTTCACGCGTATCGCCGGCGTAACGGAGATGACCTCCACCAGCATGCTCGGCTCCTCGAACATCACTCTACAGTTCGAACTGAGCCGCGATATCGACGGGGCTGCGCGCGATGTTCAGGCAGCGATCATGGCGGCGCGCAGCGATCTGCCGGCCAACCTCCCGAGCCAGCCTATGTATCGCAAGATCAACCCAGCCGATGCGCCGATTCTCATCCTGTCCTTGACCTCGGAGATCGTGAGTCGCGGCCGGATGTACGATGTTGCTTCCAGTGTCCTTCAGCAGAACCTGTCGCAGATCGACGGTGTTGGTCAGGTCTATGTGGGAGGAGGCTCGCTTCCCGCCGTGCGCGTCGATCTCAACCCGACGTCGCTCCACAAGTACGGGATCGGACTGGGCGACGTCCGTCGGATGTTGAGCGAGACGAACGTGAATCGTCCGAAAGGTCAGCTCTCCAATGGGAAGCGGACATGGGAAATTCGGACGAATGACCAGCTCTACGAGGCTGAAGATTATTTGCCGCTGATCGTGAGTTATCGCGAAGGTAGAGCCGTACGACTCTCGGACATCGCGACTGTGGAGCAGTCGGTCGAGGATCTACGAACCATGGGTGTGGCGAACGGGACCCCGGCGGTGCTTATCATTATCAGCCGGCAGCCCGGAGCGAATATTATCGAAACTGTCGACCGGGTGATGGCCATGCTTCCACAGCTGGAAGCGTCCATTCCCGGGACGATGACACTCTCGGTCATGGGCGACCGCACACCGGCCATCCGTGCCTCCCTGCATGACGTCGAACGGACGCTGGCGATCTCCGTGTTCCTCGTGATCCTGGTGGTGTTCCTGTTTCTCAGGGACGTCCGTGCCACGCTCATTCCCTGTGTGGCGGTCCCTGTCTCGCTGATCAGCACGTTCGGGGTGATGTACCTCCTCGGGTACAGTCTCGACAACCTTTCACTGATGGCGCTCACGATCGCGACAGGATTTGTGGTAGACGACGCGATCGTCGTCCTGGAAAACATCAGCCGCTATCGTGAGCAGGGCATGGCTCCCATGGAGGCCGCTCTGCGTGGTGCGCGGGAGATCACGTTTACCGTCCTGTCGATGACGTTGTCGTTGGTCGCCGTCTTTGTCCCCATCCTCTTCATGGGGGGGATGATGGGTCGGCTGTTCCGGGAATTTGCCGTCACACTCTCGGTGGCGATTCTCGTTTCGCTCGTCCTGTCGCTCACCACGACGCCCATGATGTGCGCGAGGGTGCTGAGGCCAGACCAGGGACAATCTCACGGCTGGTGCTACCGCCTGAGCGCGGGGTTTTTCGAAGGGATGCGCGCCGGATACGCTAGGAGTCTCTCCTGGGTTCTCCGCCATCCGCGCGGAATGCTCGCGTTCACGCTGGCCACCATGGCCTTGAGCGTATATCTCTACACCGTCATTCCCAAAGGATTTTTTCCGCAGCAGGACACCGGTCGCATGTTCGGGTTCATTCAGGCGGCACAAGACATTTCGTTCCAAGCCATGCGTGAGAAGCTTACCGAAGTTGTGGATCTCATCAAGAGCGATCCAGCGGTAGAAACGGTGACAGGATTCAGCGGCGGCAGCGGGAGCACGAACTCAGGCCGCATGTACATTACGCTGAAACCGCTTCAGGAGCGGCAGATCAGCGTGGATCATGTTATCGCGCGTTTGCGTCCCAAGCTGGCCCAGGTGCCGGGCGCGCCGACGGTGCTGCAGGCGATTCAGGATCTGCGCATCGGCGGTCGGGTAAGCAGCGCGCAATACCAATATACCCTTCAAAGCGTGGACCTAGCCGAGCTGAACACCTGGGCGCCCAGAGTAGAGCGCCGGCTTCGAACGCTCAGCGAAATTGTGGATGTCAATAGCGATCAGCAAGACAAGGGGCTGCAGTCGCTGGTCGTGTTCGACCGGAGCACCGCTTCTCGACTCGGGCTCAGCCCTCAGCTCATCGATGACACATTGTACGATGCATTCGGCCAGCGCCAGGTTTCCATCCTGTATACGACGCTGAACCAGTATCACGTCGTGATGGAAGTGGCACCGCCATACTGGCAGAACCCGTCCACGCTTCAGGAGATCTATGTGCGGTCTCAGACGGGGGAACAGGTGCCGCTGAGCGCGGTGACGCGGTTTGAACCAACGAACACGCTGCTGCTCGTCAACCATCAGGGACAATTTCCCGGCGTGACGCTGTCGTTCAACATGGCACCCGGCATTTCGCTCGGCGAGGCGGTGGAGGCCATTGAGAAGTCGATGCGGGAGATTGGACTGCCGGCCGGTATTCAAGGTAGTTTTCAGGGAGCAGCCAGAGCGTTCCAATCATCCGTCGAGAATCAACCAGTGCTGGTTCTTGCCGCGCTCCTGACGGTCTACATTGTGTTGGGCATTTTGTACGAGAGCTATATCCATCCGCTGACGATCCTCTCCACGCTTCCGTCCGCCGGCGTCGGCGCCTTGCTCGCGCTGCTCCTGTTCAAGACGGAATTGAGCATGATTGCGCTCATCGGCATCATTCTGCTCATCGGAATCGTGAAAAAAAACGCCATTATGATGATCGATTTCGCCTTGGATGTCGAGCGGAAGGACGGCGAACAGCCGGAGGAGGCGATCTACCGGGCCTGCCTGCTGCGTTTCAGGCCGATTATGATGACGACGATGGCGGCCTTGTTCGGCGCCTTGCCATTGGCCATAGGAATGGGTGTGGGATCGGAGTTGCGACGGCCACTCGGAATCGCAATCGTGGGCGGCCTACTCGTCAGTCAGTTGCTTACCCTCTATACAACGCCGGTCGTCTATCTCTATCTCGATCGAATGCGACTGAGCTTCTTGCGAATCTTCTCAAGAACAGTGGAAAGCAGGCCACTTCTCAAATAA
- a CDS encoding TCP-1/cpn60 chaperonin family protein, producing the protein ETEMKEKKARVEDALHATKAAVEEGIVPGGGVAYLRCVKALDGLKDVPLEQKVGLDIVRRALEEPIRQIAANAGAEASVIVGKVREEKNVNGGYNAATDEYVDMIKSGIIDPTKVSRTALQNAASVAGLMLTTEVMITELPEEKKEPAMPGGGHSHGMEGMY; encoded by the coding sequence GAGACGGAGATGAAGGAGAAGAAGGCCCGGGTCGAGGACGCGCTGCATGCCACCAAGGCGGCAGTGGAAGAGGGGATCGTCCCCGGAGGCGGCGTGGCCTATCTCCGCTGCGTGAAGGCGCTCGATGGACTCAAGGATGTCCCACTGGAGCAGAAAGTCGGGCTCGACATCGTCCGGCGCGCGCTCGAAGAGCCGATCCGACAGATCGCCGCGAATGCCGGGGCGGAAGCATCGGTCATCGTCGGCAAGGTTCGGGAAGAGAAGAACGTCAATGGTGGGTACAACGCCGCCACGGACGAATATGTCGACATGATCAAGTCCGGCATCATCGATCCGACCAAGGTGTCGCGGACGGCGCTACAAAACGCCGCCAGCGTGGCGGGTTTGATGCTCACCACCGAGGTCATGATCACCGAACTCCCCGAGGAAAAGAAAGAACCGGCTATGCCGGGTGGCGGACACAGCCACGGCATGGAGGGAATGTACTAA